The sequence TCAATGATTACTAGTATCTACTATTCAATTATCACAATGAAATTTCTATCACTTTACCTACTTTCAATTTGTATGCTTTTAGGCTCACTTTCTTGTTCTATGGCTGGAGCTAATGAAGGAGTAGAGCCTAAACCAAAAGTATTTATAGTTACAGAAAAATGGAAAGCAGATAAAATAGTTAAGAGTGTTACAAATGCATATCAAGCTGATATCACTATATCACCAAATAGCTGGGATTCTTCTGCTGATTGGATTTTAGTTGATCAACTGTACAAAGCCGACATGAAAATATTTCTAACCTCTAAAAGTTATGAGGCAGATTACTTAGTTTTCTTCAAATAATTATTAATTGACATTTGTTAGTAATTAATCCTCTAATTTATAAAACCTTGATATCTTAATCAAAATCAAAGGTTTATTAAA is a genomic window of Flammeovirga pectinis containing:
- a CDS encoding DUF6150 family protein — protein: MKFLSLYLLSICMLLGSLSCSMAGANEGVEPKPKVFIVTEKWKADKIVKSVTNAYQADITISPNSWDSSADWILVDQLYKADMKIFLTSKSYEADYLVFFK